The following proteins come from a genomic window of Mariniflexile sp. TRM1-10:
- a CDS encoding sensor histidine kinase, producing MKLKKLSLRIRIFFAMILLVLLASILISAVAIYQYKEQSEDYHRERLERKEENIQSHLKHVLNGRQNTWEVKTENIPIIFKEEVYNIADIHKLQINLYDLEGSLLISSKAGLQNNEADQCMDVEILNAISNTASHRYVDKRIENGEAFQSSYTYLIDQKSKEIAILNLPYLEKDDFLTKELEEFLTRIGYAFIFVLLMAIAIAFLLSKYITKSLKTISDKINTTRLEKRNQKIVVNDTSEEISTLVSSYNSMIDELEESAIQLARSEREQAWREMAKQVAHEIKNPLTPMRLTVQNFQRKFDPNDENIHSKLDEYSKTLIQQIDTMSSIASAFSNFANMPAQQNETLNVVYIVKLALEIFNEDYINFTAEKEEIIAKLDRTQLIRVVTNLVKNAIQAMPEDQTPKININVSTYKNDVVIIVSDNGSGILEENIEKVFEPKFTTKTSGMGLGLAMVKNIVETYKGTITFNSEKDKGTVFRVTFPKE from the coding sequence ATGAAATTAAAAAAACTTTCATTACGAATCCGTATTTTTTTCGCCATGATCCTGTTGGTTTTACTGGCATCTATACTTATTTCGGCAGTTGCTATTTACCAGTATAAAGAACAAAGTGAAGATTACCATAGAGAACGATTAGAGCGTAAAGAAGAAAACATCCAATCGCATTTAAAACATGTTTTAAACGGTAGGCAAAACACATGGGAAGTTAAAACAGAAAACATTCCGATTATATTTAAAGAAGAGGTTTACAATATTGCCGATATTCACAAACTTCAAATTAATTTATACGATCTAGAAGGCTCTTTGCTAATTTCTTCAAAAGCAGGCTTGCAAAATAACGAGGCAGATCAATGTATGGATGTCGAAATTTTAAATGCCATATCTAATACGGCTTCACATAGGTATGTAGATAAACGGATAGAAAATGGCGAGGCTTTTCAATCGTCTTATACCTACCTCATTGACCAAAAATCTAAAGAAATAGCCATACTAAATTTACCCTATTTAGAAAAAGACGATTTTCTTACTAAAGAGCTTGAGGAATTTCTAACCCGAATTGGGTATGCCTTTATATTTGTGTTGCTTATGGCCATTGCTATTGCGTTTTTATTATCTAAATACATCACAAAATCATTAAAAACCATTAGCGATAAAATTAACACCACCCGATTAGAAAAACGCAACCAAAAAATAGTTGTGAACGACACCAGCGAAGAGATTTCTACCTTGGTTAGCTCTTATAATAGCATGATTGACGAACTTGAAGAAAGTGCTATACAATTAGCACGAAGTGAACGCGAACAAGCTTGGAGGGAAATGGCAAAACAAGTAGCGCACGAAATTAAAAACCCGTTAACGCCCATGCGTTTAACAGTTCAAAATTTTCAGCGTAAGTTTGATCCTAATGATGAAAATATTCATTCCAAACTAGATGAGTACAGCAAAACCTTAATTCAGCAAATAGACACCATGAGTTCTATTGCATCGGCATTTTCGAATTTTGCTAATATGCCAGCGCAACAAAACGAAACCTTAAATGTTGTTTACATTGTAAAGTTAGCTTTAGAAATATTTAATGAAGATTACATCAATTTTACGGCAGAAAAAGAAGAAATCATAGCGAAGCTAGATAGAACACAACTTATACGTGTAGTTACCAATTTGGTTAAAAATGCCATTCAAGCGATGCCAGAAGATCAAACCCCAAAAATTAATATTAACGTATCCACATATAAAAACGACGTGGTTATTATAGTTTCAGACAATGGTTCGGGTATTTTAGAAGAGAATATCGAAAAGGTTTTCGAACCAAAATTCACCACCAAGACCAGTGGTATGGGGCTTGGGTTGGCCATGGTTAAAAACATCGTAGAAACCTATAAAGGCACTATTACATTTAACTCAGAGAAA
- a CDS encoding CopD family protein, whose amino-acid sequence MEYYNYIKSFHLIFVITWFAGLFYIPRLFVYQIEAFHKPSPDKEILGNQLKLMAKRLWFIITWPSAILATIFAIWLLILQPFWLQQPWMHVKLAFVLLLIVYHLKTHQYYKQLQNDVVKKSSSFMRIWNEGATFILFAVVFLVVLKSAINWVWGIVGILVLGVLIMLGFKIYKNIREKNPEA is encoded by the coding sequence ATGGAATATTACAACTACATAAAATCGTTTCACCTTATTTTTGTAATCACTTGGTTTGCAGGCTTATTTTACATTCCAAGATTATTTGTTTATCAAATAGAAGCGTTTCATAAGCCATCACCCGACAAAGAAATTCTTGGAAACCAATTAAAGCTCATGGCAAAACGTTTGTGGTTTATCATCACATGGCCATCAGCAATATTAGCGACCATTTTTGCCATTTGGCTCCTTATTTTGCAGCCTTTTTGGTTGCAACAACCTTGGATGCATGTAAAATTAGCATTTGTTTTATTGCTCATCGTCTATCACTTAAAAACCCATCAATACTACAAACAACTTCAAAACGATGTGGTAAAGAAATCATCCAGTTTTATGCGTATCTGGAACGAAGGTGCCACCTTTATCCTATTCGCCGTTGTATTTTTAGTGGTTTTAAAAAGCGCTATCAATTGGGTTTGGGGCATTGTAGGCATTCTTGTTTTGGGCGTTTTAATCATGTTAGGGTTCAAAATTTATAAAAACATCCGAGAGAAAAATCCTGAGGCATAG
- a CDS encoding MATE family efflux transporter yields MAKVSSQDLGSQPIGKILIKQAVPASIGILVMSLNILVDTIFVGHWIGSTAIAAINVVLPVSFFIAALGMAIGIGGSSIISRALGADSKNKALKTFGNQITLTVLLTVTLVIVGLIYSDAIILSFGGKGAIFEPAKIYYTIVLYGVPFLALSMMGNTVIRAEGKPKFAMYAMMIPSVSNLLLDYIFINVLDFGMEGAAWATSLSYIVCFIYIWWFFMSKHSELKIDFSHFGLNTSIVSEIGSLGFVTLARQAVVSVTYLFMNNILFDLGGEISVTAYAIVGRMLMFAMFPVLGITQGFLPIAGYNYGAGNYHRVRQSINIAIKYATILSTCIFVILMVFPEAITRMFTTNLEVIQQTPNDMRWVFAATPIIAVQLIGAAYFQSIGKAIPALLLTLTRQGFFFIPLILILPKFYGELGVWISFPISDVLSTIVTAYFLNREVKATLINQPS; encoded by the coding sequence ATGGCAAAAGTATCATCACAAGATTTAGGATCGCAACCCATAGGAAAAATTTTGATTAAGCAAGCGGTTCCTGCATCTATTGGTATTTTAGTTATGTCGTTAAACATTCTGGTCGACACCATTTTTGTGGGCCATTGGATAGGTTCTACAGCCATAGCCGCTATTAATGTGGTGTTGCCGGTTTCCTTTTTTATTGCAGCTTTAGGGATGGCCATTGGTATCGGTGGGTCTTCCATCATTTCAAGGGCTTTAGGGGCAGACAGTAAAAACAAAGCACTCAAGACTTTTGGGAATCAAATTACGTTAACCGTTTTACTTACAGTTACTTTAGTGATTGTTGGATTGATTTATTCTGATGCCATTATTCTATCATTTGGAGGTAAAGGTGCTATTTTCGAACCTGCTAAAATTTATTATACTATTGTATTGTATGGCGTCCCATTTTTGGCGCTAAGTATGATGGGAAACACCGTTATTAGGGCGGAAGGGAAACCTAAATTCGCCATGTATGCGATGATGATTCCATCGGTAAGCAACCTACTATTAGACTATATTTTTATAAATGTGTTGGACTTTGGTATGGAAGGCGCTGCTTGGGCTACGTCGTTGTCTTACATCGTATGTTTTATTTATATATGGTGGTTCTTCATGTCGAAGCATTCTGAATTGAAAATTGATTTTTCACATTTCGGATTAAACACGTCAATAGTTTCGGAAATTGGGTCTTTAGGATTTGTAACGCTTGCAAGACAAGCCGTGGTAAGCGTTACCTATCTATTCATGAACAATATTTTGTTCGATTTAGGAGGGGAAATCTCTGTTACTGCCTATGCCATTGTGGGACGTATGCTTATGTTTGCCATGTTTCCCGTTTTAGGAATTACACAAGGCTTTTTGCCTATAGCAGGGTATAACTATGGGGCAGGGAATTATCACCGGGTCAGGCAAAGTATTAATATTGCGATAAAGTATGCCACCATATTATCAACATGTATATTTGTTATCCTCATGGTTTTTCCCGAGGCTATTACTAGAATGTTTACAACCAATTTAGAGGTCATTCAACAAACACCAAACGACATGCGCTGGGTATTTGCTGCAACACCCATTATAGCTGTTCAGCTTATTGGTGCAGCCTATTTTCAGTCTATCGGGAAAGCAATTCCCGCCTTATTATTAACTTTAACGCGCCAAGGTTTTTTCTTTATTCCGTTAATATTAATATTGCCAAAGTTTTATGGCGAATTGGGGGTTTGGATATCCTTCCCAATTTCCGATGTGCTTTCAACCATTGTAACCGCTTATTTTTTAAATAGAGAAGTAAAAGCCACTTTAATTAATCAACCTAGTTAG
- the hemH gene encoding ferrochelatase: MKGIILVNLGSPDSPTPKDVKKYLGEFLMDERVIDIPLIARTALVKGIILKTRPKQSAAAYKKIWWEEGSPLIVLSERLQKKIQKQTSLPVALAMRYGSMTIKKGLQELVDKGVDEVLLFPLYPQFAMATTETITVLAEELRQQHFPNLKIESVPAFYNKPDYIEVLSDAIKRHLEGKNYEHLLFSYHGVPERHIRKSDVTKSHCKIDSSCCITPSKAHEFCYRHQCLEVTRLVAEKLQLKEGSYSTSFQSRLGFDPWLQPYTDRTIERLGKNGIKNMAIVTPAFVSDCLETLEEIAIEGQEIFHEMGGKDFTTVPCLNDDDAWVALLSKWINEWASVETSMLKTPLTNGDMLMDVPSDR, from the coding sequence ATGAAAGGTATTATACTTGTGAATCTTGGCTCTCCAGATAGCCCAACACCAAAAGACGTAAAAAAATATTTAGGTGAGTTTTTAATGGACGAGCGGGTTATCGATATCCCTCTTATTGCCAGAACAGCACTTGTAAAAGGCATTATTTTAAAAACGCGCCCGAAACAATCGGCAGCAGCTTATAAAAAAATATGGTGGGAAGAAGGGTCGCCTTTAATTGTGCTTTCAGAAAGACTTCAAAAGAAAATACAAAAACAAACCAGTTTGCCTGTGGCTTTGGCGATGCGTTATGGCAGTATGACCATTAAAAAAGGACTTCAAGAGTTGGTTGATAAAGGTGTCGATGAGGTGTTATTGTTTCCGTTATACCCGCAGTTTGCTATGGCAACTACCGAAACGATTACGGTTTTAGCCGAAGAACTTCGTCAGCAACATTTTCCAAATTTAAAAATAGAATCGGTGCCGGCATTTTATAACAAACCCGATTATATTGAGGTGCTTTCAGATGCCATTAAGCGCCATTTAGAAGGCAAGAATTACGAGCACTTATTATTCTCTTATCACGGTGTTCCAGAACGACATATTCGAAAAAGTGATGTAACGAAATCGCATTGTAAAATTGATAGCAGTTGTTGTATAACGCCAAGTAAAGCCCATGAGTTTTGTTACAGGCATCAATGTTTAGAGGTTACCCGATTGGTGGCTGAAAAATTGCAGCTTAAAGAAGGAAGTTATTCAACATCATTTCAATCGCGTTTAGGTTTCGATCCGTGGTTGCAACCGTATACCGATAGAACCATTGAACGTTTAGGAAAAAACGGCATCAAAAACATGGCTATTGTAACCCCGGCATTTGTGAGCGATTGTTTGGAAACTTTAGAAGAAATAGCGATAGAAGGACAGGAGATTTTCCATGAAATGGGAGGAAAAGACTTTACAACCGTACCTTGTTTAAATGATGATGATGCTTGGGTAGCACTGCTTTCAAAATGGATTAACGAATGGGCTTCTGTTGAAACATCCATGCTAAAAACACCTTTAACAAACGGGGACATGCTTATGGATGTACCATCTGACCGATAA